The sequence below is a genomic window from Chloroflexota bacterium.
GGGCACGATCAGCGTGACTCGCTACCTAAACGTTTGGTCGGTAGCTACGTACTAGCGTGCGTGCTAACGTCCCGATGTGCCGGGATGTTGGGCCGCGCGGGCTGCCGGCGACGACAGGACGTTCGCGAGATGCGCAGGACGAAGCGACACGCGGCCGTGGGTTGGTTGCGGCGTCATGTGCCCCGGCCCGCCCACCCACCGATGCGCCACCACCTAACCATCCGGCGCCGCGGTTGGGCCCGCCGGATCGCCCTCGGGTCGGCTGGCGCCTTTCTCCTTAGCGTCGCGCTGCTTGCTCACGTCAGCCCGGTGCAGGCGTACGGCTACAGCACCCAGATCCAGGATCCGCAAAGCGGGATCATCATCCACCTCTGGGACCTGGTGCCAGATATCGCAATTGCGCACGGGGACGGGGGCAATATCGACCTGGGAAACCTGGATCCTCACCAGACCTATGAGGTCATGGTGTCCACCAGCAACCCCTCGATCGTGGGGATCGGTGATTGTTTAGGAGCATCGAGATGGACCACGTTCAGGGGATCACCGTCACGCAGCTTGTGGTTCGCCATTCGCGGCTGCGCGCAGGGCCAGGTGACGGTCACGATCGAGGTGTTCCCGGCCGGGGTCGACAGCCCCGCGGCCAGGCTGGTCTACCCTGTGACCGCGTTTCACATCCCCAGCGTGGTGCCGCACCAGCGGGCGGCGCTCGAGCGGGCGTATGCCTCGCTGGCGGACGTCGAGCCGGTCAACCAAAACGTGCGGAATTTCCTCGCCGGGGGAATTGTGGTGCAGCGGCCGTTCCGGCCAAATCTGACCGGCTTCCGAAAAAGCGCGACCGCGACAGCGACCATAGTGAGCTGGCATACCTGGTGGGCGTCGGCTCCCACGGGCGGCGTGGATATCATCGGCTACCAAATGCGCTACTGGCCGGATCATGATCCGTCCAGAATTTCGACGGTGGAAATAACCGACGGGAGTGTCTGGCAGTACAGGATCACCGGGCTTGTGGCGAACACGTCGTACAAAATCAATATGCGCGCCTGCACTAACCAGGAGGACTGCACGGCAGCCGAGCAGACAGGCGACTACGAATTCAGGACGCCGCCGGGCTAGGTGCGCTGTCTGAAGTCTGAGGAGCGCGAGGACCACACCACCACCTTGGCCTCCGGGTGCTCGGCCAGCGCCACGAATTCGGCCCGCAAATCAATTAGCTGTCTCCCCGCAAACGGCCCATCCTGGTCCTCCGCCGACACGGCTTGATGTGTAAACCATGTCTCCGGTCTGCACACTCCCAGAGAGAGTAAGGACGACGGCCCGCTTCGGAGTGAAGGCCACGATCAGCGTGACTCGCTACCTCAACGTTTGGTCGGTAGCTACGTACTAGCGTGCGTGCTAACGTCCCGCTGTGCCGGGATGTTGGGCCGCGCGGGCTGCCGGCGACGAGAGGGCGATCGCGAGATGGGTAGGGCGAAGCGACACGCGGCCATGGCGTGGCTGCGGCGTCTTGTGCCCCTGCCCGCAAATCCACCGGTCCGCCGCCACCATCCCATCCAGCGCCGCGGCTGGGCCCGCCGGATGACCCTCACGGCGGCCGGCGCGTTTCTCCTGAGCGTCGCGCTGCTCGCCCACGTCAGACCAGTGCAGGCGTACGCCTACAGCACCCAGATCCAGGATCCGGAGAGCGGGATCATCATCCATCTCTGGGACCTGGTGCCTCGGATCGAAGTCACGATCTGGGACGGAGGCACTATCGACCTGGGAAACCTGGATCCTCACCAGACCTACGAGGTCCTGGTGTCCACCAGCAACCCCTCGATCGTGGGGATCGGTGATTGTCTGGGAGTATCGGAATGGACCACGTTCACGGGATCACCGTCACGCGGCCTGCGTTTCGGCATTCGCGGCTGCGCGGCGGGCCAGGTTACAGTCACGATCCAGGTGTTCCTGGCCGGGGTCAACAGCCCCGCGGCCAGCCTGGTCTATCATGTGACCGCGTTTCACATCCCCAGCGTGGTGCCGCACCAGCAGGCGGCGCTCGATCGGGCGTATGCCTCGCTGGCAGAGGTCGAGCCGGTCAACCAGAACGTGCGCAATTTCCTCGCCGGGGGAATCGTGGTGCAGCGGCCGTTCCCGCCGATTATGTTGGGCTACAGACGCGCCGCGACCACGACCTCGACCCTAGTGAACTGGGCGACCTGGTGGGCGTCGGCCCCCACGGGCGGCGTGGACATCATCGGCTTCCAGATGCGGTACTGGCCGAATCATGAGCCGTCCAGAATTACGACGGTGGAGATCACCAACGGGTATGCCTGGCAGCACAGGATCACTGGGCTTGCGGCGAACACGTGGTACACGATCAATATGCGCGCCTGCACCAACCAAGAGGACTGCACGGCAGCCGAGTGGTCATACGACGGCGAGTTCAAGACGCCGCCGGGCTAGGTGCGCCGTCGGGAGTTTGAGCAACGCCGGGACCACACGATCACCTTGGCCTCCGGGTCCTGGGCCAGCGCCACAAACTCGGCCCGCAAATCAATCACCTGTCGCTCCGCAAATGGCCCATCCTGGTCCTCCGTCGACACGGCTTGATGTGTAAACCATGTTCCCGAACGGGTGTAAACCATGTCTCCGGTCTGCACACTCCCAGAGTCAGAGAGAGAAGGACGGCGGCCCACTTCGGAGTGAAGGGCACGGTCAACGCGACCCGCTACCTAAGCGTTTGGTCGGTAGAATAGTACTAGTGCGCGTGCTAGCGTCCCGCTGTTACGGGATGTGGGGCCGGACGGGCTGCCGGCGACGACAGGACGATCGCGAGATGGGCAGGACCAAGCGACAAGCGGCCACGGCTTGGCTGCGGCGTCATGTGCCCCTGCCCGCCAACCCACCGGTCCGCCACCACCATCCCATCGGGCGCCGCGGTTGGGCCCGCCGACTGACCCTCGGGGCCGCCGGCGCACTTCTCCTCAGCGTCGCGTTGGTCGGCCACGTGAGCCCGGCGCAGGCAACCGGGATCGGCATCCGCCTCTCGGACCTCGTGTCACGGATCGCGGTTTCGTTCTGGGACGGGGGCATTGTCGAGCTGTCCAACCTGGATGCTCACCAGACCTACGAGGTCGTGGTGTCCAGCAGCAACCCTCGCATCGTGGGGATCGGTGACTGTTTGGCGGCATCGAAATGGAGCACGTTTACGGGATCACCGACACGCAGTTTCTGGATGGTCATTCGCGGCTGCGCGCAGGGCCAGGCGACGGTCACGGTCGAGGTGTTCCAGGCCGGGGCCCCTAGCGCCGCGGCCAGCCTGAGCCACCACATGACCACGGCGCCGTTCCCCAACGTGGTGCCGCACCAGCGGGCGGCGCGCGAGCAGGCGTTGGCCTCGCTGGCGGATGTCGAGCTGGCCAACCAGCACGTGCGCAATATCCTCGCCGGGGGAATCGTGGTGCAGCGGCCGTTCGCGCCGCGTCTGTTCGGCTACGTAAGTACCGCGACCACGACCACGACCATAGTGAGCTGGGCGACCTGGTGGGCATCGGCGCCCACGGGCGGCGTGGACATCATTGGCTACCAGATGCGCTACTGGCCGAATCATGATCCATCAAGAATCTCGACGGTGGAGATCGCCAACCCGAATCTCTGGAAGTACAGGCTCACTGGGCTTGTGCCGGACGCGTGGCACACGATCAAAATGCGCGCCTGCACCAACCAAGCGGGCTGCACGGCAGCCGAGTGGTCATACGGCTCTCAATTCAGAACGCTACCGGGCTAGGTGCGCCATCGGGAGTTGGAGGAGCCCACGCGCCGCATGCACCTCGGCGACGGCGCCAACCGAAGTGACGCCATGGGCCCCAGCGACCACTGTCAGATCTCCATAGATGCTGGAGAAGATTCCGCGTAGAGACGCCAGTTGGGTCGAGGCTCGATCATGGCCGTAGCAGACCTCGCCTGAGACGCACCGTCACGGGACGGAGTGCGGCGTCGGTTCGAGCCCCAATCAACAGGTTCCGCACGCATGCTGGGCGTGGTGCGCGGCACCCCCGGCGGGATTCGAACCCACGACCGTCGGCTTAGAAGAACCGCGGGAAAAACTGCCGCATTTGAGCGACGCCAAACCTGTAACGGCTTCGAGGCCGATTTACAGGCCGTTGCCCCCTTCTTGGAGCAATGGCACGGAAATTCTACGTTATTTCGAGGAGAATTCCGCCTGCGCCAGTGCCAGAAACTCACGGGTCACGGCCTCGAATGCGGGTCGCCGATAGGCGGCCCATTGTTGCTGGCGACTACGCAGGCCCGGCCGATTTGCAATCGAGGCCACGGGCCGGCCTTCACAATAGAGTTGCAGCGCAAGTACTTGTCTTGGTGTCAGGATCGCCGATGCCGGATCCATGGCCTGGTGCAGCAGCACTCGGACCGCATGACCGTCGGCGAAGGCACTGCGTCGGTAGCGTTGGTGCGCCAAGCGTTTCACGCCTGGGAGGCCAACAAGTGCCGAGTCGAGCAAGCGATAGCCGTCGGCCTGGTGGCGCAAGGCGTCGTCGACCCACCGGAAGTACGCTGCGAACGACCGACGGCCGCGGCGCGGCGCACATGCCCCTGCCTTGCGATTGGCATCGTGGCGGCCTGGGGCGTCCGCCGACTCCAGTGGAAGGAGCACTATGGCTTCAGGTTATCGATGCAGGGCCGGGGGTGTGAATGCAGGATTCCGTAGGTTCGACGAATACGATGCACCTGCGATCGGTTTCATGGCCAACACCTTGGCCCCCTAAATGAGCACTTCAGGCTGGCCTCAGCGCTCCCGCTTAGGCTCGGAACCTCCAGCCGCAAACACTCATCCAGTCCGCCAACCTCGACAAGGGTGACATTGGAGATGCAAGATTTCGTAGGCCATCGAACGAACAGCACCTTGAGTGTCAGCAAGCGATGTGATAGTCTAGTTGTAGAAAGTTCAACCTCATGGAACTTCCTCGTCCTTGGAAATCTCACGACAAACACCCAAAGGCATCACTGAGCGAAACCGGCTGCTGCTCGGATCTATCTATCGCAACCTCAGCGGGCCGTTTTCT
It includes:
- a CDS encoding fibronectin type III domain-containing protein, with product MGRAKRHAAMAWLRRLVPLPANPPVRRHHPIQRRGWARRMTLTAAGAFLLSVALLAHVRPVQAYAYSTQIQDPESGIIIHLWDLVPRIEVTIWDGGTIDLGNLDPHQTYEVLVSTSNPSIVGIGDCLGVSEWTTFTGSPSRGLRFGIRGCAAGQVTVTIQVFLAGVNSPAASLVYHVTAFHIPSVVPHQQAALDRAYASLAEVEPVNQNVRNFLAGGIVVQRPFPPIMLGYRRAATTTSTLVNWATWWASAPTGGVDIIGFQMRYWPNHEPSRITTVEITNGYAWQHRITGLAANTWYTINMRACTNQEDCTAAEWSYDGEFKTPPG
- a CDS encoding fibronectin type III domain-containing protein yields the protein MGRTKRQAATAWLRRHVPLPANPPVRHHHPIGRRGWARRLTLGAAGALLLSVALVGHVSPAQATGIGIRLSDLVSRIAVSFWDGGIVELSNLDAHQTYEVVVSSSNPRIVGIGDCLAASKWSTFTGSPTRSFWMVIRGCAQGQATVTVEVFQAGAPSAAASLSHHMTTAPFPNVVPHQRAAREQALASLADVELANQHVRNILAGGIVVQRPFAPRLFGYVSTATTTTTIVSWATWWASAPTGGVDIIGYQMRYWPNHDPSRISTVEIANPNLWKYRLTGLVPDAWHTIKMRACTNQAGCTAAEWSYGSQFRTLPG
- a CDS encoding fibronectin type III domain-containing protein, producing the protein MQAYGYSTQIQDPQSGIIIHLWDLVPDIAIAHGDGGNIDLGNLDPHQTYEVMVSTSNPSIVGIGDCLGASRWTTFRGSPSRSLWFAIRGCAQGQVTVTIEVFPAGVDSPAARLVYPVTAFHIPSVVPHQRAALERAYASLADVEPVNQNVRNFLAGGIVVQRPFRPNLTGFRKSATATATIVSWHTWWASAPTGGVDIIGYQMRYWPDHDPSRISTVEITDGSVWQYRITGLVANTSYKINMRACTNQEDCTAAEQTGDYEFRTPPG